One genomic window of Medicago truncatula cultivar Jemalong A17 chromosome 1, MtrunA17r5.0-ANR, whole genome shotgun sequence includes the following:
- the LOC25485453 gene encoding fructose-bisphosphate aldolase 3, chloroplastic → MASAKLNSLSSQWIANNPFSSRRGGSSSSLSSTRNVSLPIRASYSDELVQTAKSVASRGRGILAIDESNATAGKRLASIGLDNTEVNRQAYRQLLLTTPGLGEYISGAIFFEETLYQSTTDGKKFVDCLREENIVPGIKVDKGLVPLPGSNNESWCQGLDGLASRSAEYYKQGARFAKWRTVVSIPSGPSALAVKEAAWGLARYAAISQDNGLVPIVEPEILLDGDHPIERTLEVAEKVWSEVFFYLAQNNVLFEGILLKPSMVTPGAEHKERASPETIAKYTLTMLNRRVPPAVPGIMFLSGGQSEVEATLNLNAMNQSPNPWHVSFSYARALQNTVLKTWQGRPENVEAAQKSLLVRAKANSLAQLGRYSAEGENEEAKKDMFVKGYTY, encoded by the exons ATGGCTTCTGCAAAACTCAACTCTCTCTCTTCCCAATGGATCGCTAACAATCCTTTCTCTTCTCGCCGTGGTGGATCTTCCTCCTCTCTCTCCTCCACTCGCAACGTCTCTCTTCCGATCCGCGCTTCTTACTCCGATGAACTTGTTCAAACCGCT AAATCTGTTGCATCTCGCGGTCGTGGAATTCTTGCAATTGATGAATCAAATGCAACCGCTGGGAAGCGTTTGGCATCAATTGGATTGGACAATACTGAGGTTAATCGCCAGGCTTACAGGCAACTTTTACTGACCACACCCGGTCTAGGTGAATACATCTCTGGTGCTATTTTCTTTGAAGAAACCCTTTACCAATCAACAACTGATGGGAAGAAGTTTGTGGATTGTCTCCGCGAGGAGAACATTGTACCTGGCATCAAAGTTGACAAG GGTTTGGTTCCCCTACCAGGGTCAAACAATGAATCATGGTGTCAAGGTTTGGATGGATTGGCTTCTAGATCTGCTGAATACTACAAGCAAGGTGCTCGATTTGCCAAGTG GCGTACAGTTGTCAGCATTCCAAGTGGTCCTTCTGCCTTGGCTGTTAAGGAAGCGGCCTGGGGACTTGCACGATATGCTGCTATCTCTCAG GACAACGGTCTTGTTCCAATAGTTGAGCCTGAAATTCTTCTTGATGGGGACCACCCAATTGAAAGGACACTGGAAGTTGCTGAGAAGGTATGGTCCGAAGTCTTCTTTTATTTGGCCCAGAACAATGTCCTTTTTGAGGGAATTTTGCTCAAGCCTAGCATGGTTACACCTGGTGCTGAGCACAAAGAAAGGGCTTCTCCAGAAACCATTGCCAAATATACACTAACCATGCTTAACAGAAGAGTTCCTCCTGCAGTCCCCGGAATCATG TTTTTGTCAGGTGGACAATCAGAAGTTGAAGCAACTCTAAATCTTAATGCTATGAACCAAAGTCCCAACCCATGGCATGTGTCTTTCTCATACGCACGAGCCCTGCAGAACACCGTGCTTAAGACATGGCAAGGTCGCCCTGAGAATGTTGAAGCAGCTCAAAAGTCTCTTTTGGTCCGTGCCAAAGCTAATTCCTTGGCTCAGCTTGGAAGATACTCTGCCGAGGGTGAAAATGAAGAAGCCAAGAAGGATATGTTCGTCAAGGGCTATACCTACTAG